One window of the Candidatus Edwardsbacteria bacterium RifOxyA12_full_54_48 genome contains the following:
- a CDS encoding TIGR00725 family protein produces MDSRIRIGVIGASSCSAKLAQAAYTVGKLIAQSGAILICGGMGGVMEAACRGAVEAGGMTVGILPGSSAKDGNEYLTVPVVTGLGYARNSIVVQSAQVLIAIGGKYGTLSELAYAAGFGIPVVGLSTWKIRAPIKHVKTPEEAVRMALKMVGNKI; encoded by the coding sequence ATGGACAGTAGGATACGGATAGGGGTGATCGGTGCCTCGTCCTGTTCGGCAAAATTAGCCCAGGCGGCCTACACGGTAGGCAAGCTGATAGCCCAGAGCGGCGCCATCCTGATATGCGGCGGGATGGGCGGGGTGATGGAGGCCGCCTGCCGCGGGGCGGTCGAGGCCGGCGGGATGACGGTGGGGATACTTCCCGGCTCTTCGGCCAAAGATGGAAACGAATATCTGACCGTTCCAGTGGTGACCGGATTGGGCTACGCCCGGAATTCCATCGTGGTGCAGTCGGCCCAGGTGCTGATCGCCATCGGCGGGAAATACGGGACACTGTCGGAGCTGGCCTATGCCGCAGGGTTCGGGATACCGGTGGTCGGGCTTTCCACCTGGAAGATCCGGGCGCCGATAAAGCACGTGAAGACCCCGGAGGAGGCGGTGAGGATGGCGCTGAAGATGGTGGGGAATAAAATATGA